The proteins below come from a single Aegilops tauschii subsp. strangulata cultivar AL8/78 chromosome 6, Aet v6.0, whole genome shotgun sequence genomic window:
- the LOC109774668 gene encoding E3 ubiquitin-protein ligase Os04g0590900 produces the protein MAAMFNPPPAPRALGPQPTWMPYEPTRDCSQGLCSMYCPQWCYFIFPPPPPVFDIAGPSGDGDGDDSSGPAFSPLVIAIIGVLASAFLLVSYYTIISKYCGTFSSLRSRLFGPGAGRGGGGGGGGDGRGDSRRQEEWEVSPSDGMDETLIRKITVCKYKRGDGFVDSTDCSVCLGEFRDGESLRLLPKCSHAFHLPCIDTWLKSHSNCPLCRCNIAFVAVGMVSPEPEGGAAPAPREDRRGSQEFALTIDDYSSGQARDEPQIVASSNSGGNQEAKDRPGRSEAANGVVVEIREDGAVPPVPARVPAPMPDTQREARMSIADVLQASPEDERTVGREGGLLQAGSSRRCHGEHSKEPPDAPTKKLPPAGRSCFSGKGGGRGKDPGPPV, from the coding sequence ATGGCCGCAATGTTCAATCCTCCTCCGGCTCCAAGGGCTCTTGGGCCGCAGCCGACGTGGATGCCCTACGAGCCGACCAGGGATTGCTCCCAGGGCCTGTGCAGCATGTACTGCCCGCAGTGGTGCTACTTCATCTTCCCACCCCCGCCGCCGGTCTTCGACATCGCCGGCCccagcggcgacggcgacggcgacgactcCTCCGGCCCCGCCTTCTCGCCCCTCGTCATCGCCATCATCGGGGTGCTCGCCAGCGCCTTCCTCCTCGTCAGCTACTACACCATCATCTCCAAGTACTGCGGCACCTTCAGCTCCCTGCGGAGCAGGCTCTTTGGCCCCGGCGCCGGCcgcggcggtggtggcggaggCGGTGGCGACGGCCGGGGCGATTCCAGGAGACAGGAGGAGTGGGAGGTCTCGCCGTCGGACGGGATGGACGAGACGCTGATCAGAAAGATCACCGTGTGCAAGTACAAGCGCGGCGACGGGTTCGTCGACTCCACGGACTGCTCCGTCTGCCTGGGCGAGTTCCGGGACGGCGAGAGCCTGCGGCTGCTGCCCAAGTGCAGCCACGCTTTCCACCTGCCGTGCATCGACACCTGGCTCAAGTCGCACTCCAACTGCCCGCTCTGCCGCTGCAACATCGCCTTCGTCGCCGTCGGCATGGTTTCGCCGGAGCCGGAGGGCGGTGCTGCGCCTGCGCCGCGGGAGGACCGGAGAGGCAGCCAAGAATTCGCTCTGACGATCGACGACTACTCCTCCGGGCAAGCGCGCGACGAGCCACAGATTGTGGCGAGCAGCAACAGCGGCGGCAATCAGGAGGCGAAGGATCGTCCGGGGAGATCCGAGGCGGCCAATGGCGTAGTCGTCGAGATCAGAGAGGACGGCGCCGTCCCGCCGGTCCCTGCCAGGGTGCCTGCGCCGATGCCAGACACGCAGCGTGAAGCCCGCATGTCCATTGCCGACGTGCTGCAGGCCAGCCCAGAAGACGAGCGTACGGTGGGCAGGGAGGGCGGCCTCCTGCAGGCAGGCTCCTCGAGGCGGTGCCACGGGGAGCACAGCAAGGAACCGCCGGATGCACCGACGAAGAAGCTGCCGCCGGCTGGCAGGTCGTGCTTCAGCGGCAAGGGTGGCGGCAGAGGAAAGGATCCAGGCCCTCCAGTGTGA